One stretch of Fictibacillus sp. b24 DNA includes these proteins:
- a CDS encoding fatty acid desaturase family protein, whose translation MKDLQSFGWYAAKIAPKLPKEAFKPVPSRLWGGLVYLLIAIAGILVIGLLNNLHPWLGIGIAVILGTCFAGMGFLGHEILHGTVIRKPWLRDFLGAVAFWPLSVGPKLWRKWHNTTHHVHTQHDGKDPDAWPTLENLSHKPLLQKVYKLPMWMRSIVSFAFLSVSFTMHGLFMFKRFITEFKPSKRPSVWIQLLLPWATWLGLLAWLGPVKWFFAVLMPLLIANAIVMSYISTNHRLNPMTDVNDPLANSLTVTVPKWVDVIHFNFSYHTEHHLFPGMSPKYYPLVKKHIKEMWPERYHEMPHWKALVELWKTPHVYFNQHQFVDPAPGNLYPSLGHGMNETVEEKRKRKTVSRTSKSIH comes from the coding sequence ATGAAAGATTTACAATCGTTTGGCTGGTATGCAGCAAAAATCGCTCCAAAGCTGCCGAAAGAGGCCTTTAAACCAGTACCATCCCGGTTATGGGGAGGACTAGTCTATCTATTGATCGCAATCGCCGGTATTTTAGTTATCGGGTTATTAAATAATTTACATCCTTGGTTAGGGATTGGAATCGCAGTAATCCTAGGAACATGTTTTGCAGGGATGGGCTTTTTAGGACATGAAATTCTTCACGGAACGGTAATCCGCAAGCCATGGCTGCGTGACTTTTTAGGAGCAGTAGCCTTTTGGCCGTTAAGTGTTGGACCGAAATTATGGCGCAAGTGGCACAATACAACACACCACGTTCATACACAGCATGATGGAAAAGATCCAGATGCTTGGCCAACTCTAGAGAACTTGTCACACAAACCATTGTTGCAAAAAGTGTACAAGCTTCCAATGTGGATGCGTTCGATCGTAAGCTTTGCTTTTCTATCCGTTTCATTTACGATGCACGGACTTTTCATGTTCAAACGATTCATTACGGAGTTCAAACCAAGCAAACGACCTTCTGTTTGGATTCAGCTGTTATTACCATGGGCGACATGGCTTGGATTACTCGCTTGGCTCGGACCGGTTAAATGGTTCTTTGCGGTATTGATGCCATTATTGATCGCCAACGCAATCGTAATGAGCTATATTTCAACGAATCACCGCTTGAACCCGATGACTGATGTGAACGATCCGTTAGCAAACAGCTTAACGGTAACCGTTCCAAAATGGGTGGACGTGATCCACTTTAATTTCTCTTACCACACAGAGCACCATCTGTTCCCTGGTATGAGTCCGAAATATTATCCGCTCGTAAAAAAGCACATTAAAGAAATGTGGCCAGAGCGTTATCACGAGATGCCGCACTGGAAAGCACTCGTGGAGTTATGGAAAACACCGCATGTGTACTTTAATCAGCATCAATTCGTTGATCCAGCACCAGGTAACTTGTATCCTTCACTTGGTCATGGGATGAATGAAACTGTGGAAGAGAAGCGGAAAAGAAAGACAGTGAGCCGAACATCGAAAAGCATCCATTAA
- a CDS encoding DEAD/DEAH box helicase has protein sequence MGFKELGIHEQFIDLLLQNGIGEPTPIQKETIPVILEGKDVVGQAQTGTGKTLAFVLPLLQKIDVERDAIQGLIVAPTRELAIQITAEVRKLTEAHDEINVLAVYGGQDVIAQMHKLEGKVHVVVATPGRLLDHIRRETIDLSHVSTFVLDEADQMLHIGFLDDIEDIMDEVPENRQTLLFSATMPYEVKKLAETYTNDPRDIHVKTKQITLKEIRQRIVETTDRGKQNDLVQTIRLLRPYLAIIFCRTKRRASKLNEALQTMGYNSDELHGDLSQAKREDVMRRFREGEIQFLVATDVAARGLDVEGVTHVFNYDIALDTESYIHRIGRTGRAGGKGLAVTFVAQKDRRLLQLIERETNQSLKALKLEYL, from the coding sequence ATGGGTTTTAAAGAATTAGGGATTCACGAGCAATTTATCGATCTATTGCTGCAAAACGGTATAGGCGAACCGACGCCGATTCAAAAAGAAACGATTCCTGTGATTTTAGAAGGGAAAGACGTAGTTGGACAAGCGCAAACGGGAACTGGAAAGACGCTTGCTTTCGTGCTTCCTCTTCTTCAAAAAATAGATGTTGAGCGTGACGCGATTCAAGGCTTAATCGTTGCTCCGACTAGAGAGCTAGCCATTCAGATTACAGCTGAAGTTCGCAAACTAACTGAAGCTCACGATGAAATTAACGTGCTCGCTGTGTACGGCGGGCAGGATGTGATCGCGCAGATGCACAAGCTTGAGGGTAAAGTTCATGTTGTAGTAGCAACACCTGGAAGACTGCTCGATCACATTCGCCGCGAAACGATTGACTTATCTCATGTTTCAACGTTTGTTCTAGATGAAGCCGATCAGATGCTGCATATCGGATTTTTAGATGATATTGAAGACATCATGGATGAGGTGCCGGAGAATCGCCAAACGCTGCTTTTTTCAGCGACGATGCCGTATGAAGTAAAGAAACTAGCCGAAACGTATACAAACGACCCTCGTGATATTCACGTGAAAACGAAACAGATCACACTAAAAGAAATCCGTCAGCGAATCGTGGAAACAACGGATCGAGGCAAGCAGAATGATCTCGTTCAAACAATCCGTTTGCTGCGGCCTTATTTAGCTATTATTTTTTGCCGGACGAAAAGAAGAGCCAGTAAGTTAAATGAAGCGCTGCAAACTATGGGGTACAATTCCGATGAACTGCATGGCGACCTTTCACAAGCGAAAAGGGAAGACGTGATGAGGCGTTTTCGTGAAGGCGAGATTCAGTTTCTTGTTGCGACAGACGTGGCAGCCCGCGGACTTGATGTAGAAGGTGTTACGCATGTCTTTAACTATGATATCGCCCTTGATACGGAGAGCTACATTCATAGAATCGGCAGAACGGGACGTGCAGGTGGAAAAGGATTAGCTGTAACGTTTGTTGCACAAAAGGATCGCAGACTGCTTCAGTTGATAGAACGAGAGACAAACCAGAGTTTGAAGGCTCTGAAACTCGAATATTTGTAG
- the ade gene encoding adenine deaminase → MNQDQLKKRIDVSTKRIPADVVVKNGKIIDVFNLEILEADIAIVDGYIAGIGEYEGHETIDAAGKYVSPAFIDGHVHIESSMVTPAEFSKVLLAHGVTTVITDPHEIGNVSGATGISFMLDQSEGLPLDVRVMLPSSVPATPFENAGATLKAADLEPFYKHPRVLGLAEVMDFPAVFKGDNDMLSKIVSAANNKGRIDGHAAGLDANGINVYRSSLITTDHECTTAEEALDRIRRGMYVLIREGSVAKNLKALIKAVTPNNARRFLFCTDDKHLDDLVVEGSVDHNVRLAIKEGLSPLQSIQLATLNAAECYGLDKKGAISPGCIADFILLDELEAVSISEVFVGGKSVAKDGTFTGEEVNTEKPPAPLMQSVNLPEIGSEKLAIPISDGDSIHVIEVIPNQLVTKKKVLRAKAENGLFTPSISDDLLKMAVIERHKQTGNIGLGVVKGLLIKNGAIASTVAHDSHNLVVAGTNDEDMLLAIDAIQKMQGGYVIVKDGKVLASVPLPISGLMSDQPFTKVNEEIIYLKAKLNEIGFTGDFDPFLTLSFLTLPVIPEMKLTDLGLFDFKTFQHISVKVE, encoded by the coding sequence ATGAACCAAGATCAATTAAAGAAACGAATTGATGTCAGTACAAAAAGAATCCCTGCAGATGTCGTCGTTAAGAATGGAAAAATTATTGATGTGTTTAACCTTGAAATTTTAGAAGCTGACATTGCGATTGTGGATGGCTATATTGCAGGAATTGGTGAGTACGAAGGACATGAGACGATCGATGCTGCCGGTAAATATGTATCTCCTGCGTTCATAGACGGCCATGTGCATATCGAGTCCTCTATGGTGACACCTGCTGAGTTCAGCAAAGTACTGCTCGCTCATGGGGTCACAACCGTCATTACAGACCCGCACGAGATCGGCAACGTATCGGGAGCTACAGGCATCTCCTTCATGCTGGATCAATCGGAAGGACTTCCCCTGGACGTTCGTGTGATGCTGCCGTCCTCTGTTCCAGCAACGCCTTTTGAAAATGCAGGAGCCACCTTAAAAGCTGCAGATCTTGAACCGTTCTATAAACACCCTCGAGTACTTGGGCTTGCGGAAGTGATGGACTTTCCTGCTGTTTTTAAAGGAGATAACGACATGCTCAGTAAAATTGTTTCAGCCGCGAACAACAAAGGCAGAATCGACGGGCATGCGGCTGGTCTCGACGCGAACGGAATCAATGTGTATCGCTCATCCCTGATTACGACAGATCATGAATGTACCACAGCTGAGGAAGCACTGGATCGGATTCGCCGGGGCATGTACGTTTTAATTCGGGAAGGATCTGTTGCAAAGAATCTAAAAGCCCTTATTAAAGCTGTAACGCCTAACAATGCACGTCGCTTTTTATTTTGTACCGACGATAAGCACCTCGATGACCTCGTTGTTGAAGGAAGTGTTGATCATAACGTAAGGCTTGCGATTAAAGAAGGACTATCCCCTCTTCAATCCATTCAACTAGCCACTCTAAATGCAGCTGAATGTTACGGTCTGGATAAAAAAGGCGCCATTTCGCCAGGATGCATAGCAGATTTTATTTTGCTGGATGAGTTAGAAGCGGTATCTATTTCTGAAGTTTTTGTTGGAGGAAAATCAGTTGCTAAGGACGGTACGTTTACAGGTGAAGAGGTTAACACAGAAAAACCTCCAGCTCCTTTAATGCAATCGGTGAATCTTCCGGAGATAGGATCTGAAAAGCTCGCTATCCCCATTAGTGACGGAGATTCCATTCACGTCATTGAGGTCATTCCGAACCAGCTTGTAACAAAAAAGAAGGTGTTGCGTGCTAAAGCAGAAAACGGCCTTTTTACACCTTCAATTTCTGACGATTTATTAAAAATGGCTGTTATCGAACGGCATAAACAAACCGGAAACATCGGTCTTGGCGTTGTTAAGGGACTTTTAATTAAAAACGGTGCGATCGCGTCGACTGTAGCTCACGATTCTCATAACCTTGTCGTTGCAGGCACGAATGATGAAGATATGCTTTTGGCTATCGATGCCATCCAAAAGATGCAGGGCGGCTATGTAATCGTTAAAGATGGAAAGGTTCTCGCATCCGTTCCCCTGCCTATCTCAGGATTAATGTCAGATCAACCTTTTACAAAAGTAAATGAGGAAATTATCTACTTAAAAGCTAAGCTAAACGAGATCGGTTTTACCGGTGACTTCGATCCGTTCTTAACGCTATCTTTTTTAACTCTACCTGTTATTCCGGAAATGAAGCTGACAGATTTAGGACTTTTCGACTTTAAAACGTTTCAGCATATCTCTGTGAAAGTCGAATAA
- a CDS encoding dipeptidase: MTDKIVNYLKENRDTHLKELTDWLAVPSVSALPEHKEDVRKGAEWIADNLKKAGMDNVEIYETDGHPVVYGDWLKAEGKPTVLVYGHYDVQPVDPVELWESPPYEATIRDNKLYARGASDDKGQTFMHVKVLQAILESEGTLPLNFKFCIEGEEEIGSPSLPKFIEENKDLLAADVIVISDTGMLDRGKPAICYGLRGMCAMQVDVTGPNSDLHSGLYGGAVQNPLHAITELLQSFRDENGRILVDGFYDNVQELTEEERAAFRALPLTEDALKEQLGVSELTGEEGYSHIERTWARPTLELNGVWGGFQGEGIKTVIPAKAHAKISCRLVPNQEPDEIIEKVKEHIEKHKPAGIDVKVTLFDKGAPYVTPFDHPAIQAAARSYEKVYGVPTAFTRGGGSIPIVATFDQMLKIPVVLMGFGLSTENFHAPNEHFHLENFDKGMETLADYWFELEKSIKKEASAL, from the coding sequence ATGACAGACAAAATTGTGAATTATTTAAAAGAAAATCGCGACACACATTTAAAAGAGTTAACCGACTGGCTTGCAGTCCCAAGTGTCAGCGCACTGCCTGAACACAAGGAAGACGTACGAAAAGGTGCTGAATGGATTGCAGATAACCTTAAAAAAGCCGGCATGGACAACGTGGAAATCTATGAAACAGATGGACATCCGGTTGTTTATGGCGACTGGTTAAAAGCTGAAGGCAAGCCGACAGTTCTTGTTTATGGTCACTATGACGTTCAGCCAGTTGACCCTGTTGAGCTTTGGGAATCCCCACCGTACGAAGCTACTATACGTGATAACAAATTGTACGCTCGCGGCGCATCCGATGATAAAGGCCAAACATTCATGCACGTAAAAGTTTTACAAGCGATTCTAGAATCTGAAGGAACGCTTCCCCTCAATTTCAAATTCTGTATTGAAGGAGAAGAAGAAATTGGCAGCCCAAGCCTTCCAAAGTTCATTGAGGAAAATAAAGACTTGCTTGCAGCCGACGTAATCGTCATTTCAGATACAGGAATGCTTGACCGCGGAAAACCGGCAATCTGCTATGGACTGCGCGGCATGTGTGCGATGCAGGTGGATGTAACCGGACCAAACAGTGACCTTCATTCAGGTCTTTATGGTGGAGCGGTTCAAAACCCGCTGCATGCCATCACAGAGCTTCTTCAATCGTTCCGTGACGAAAACGGCCGTATTTTAGTAGATGGCTTTTATGATAATGTACAAGAATTAACGGAAGAAGAAAGAGCTGCGTTCCGTGCTTTGCCGCTAACTGAAGACGCACTTAAAGAGCAGCTCGGTGTATCAGAGCTTACCGGTGAAGAAGGCTATTCTCACATCGAACGCACATGGGCTCGTCCAACGCTAGAATTAAACGGTGTATGGGGCGGCTTCCAAGGCGAAGGCATCAAGACCGTTATCCCTGCAAAAGCTCATGCGAAGATCAGCTGCCGACTCGTACCAAATCAGGAGCCAGATGAAATCATCGAAAAAGTAAAGGAACATATTGAAAAGCATAAGCCTGCAGGCATCGATGTGAAGGTCACTCTTTTTGATAAAGGAGCACCTTATGTCACACCGTTCGATCACCCTGCTATTCAAGCAGCTGCACGTTCCTATGAAAAAGTTTATGGCGTGCCAACAGCGTTCACTCGAGGCGGCGGATCGATTCCGATTGTCGCAACGTTCGATCAAATGCTAAAGATTCCTGTTGTCTTAATGGGCTTCGGTCTTTCAACAGAAAACTTCCACGCGCCGAACGAACATTTCCACCTCGAAAACTTCGACAAAGGGATGGAAACACTCGCTGACTACTGGTTTGAACTAGAAAAGTCGATAAAAAAAGAAGCATCCGCACTATAA
- the proC gene encoding pyrroline-5-carboxylate reductase: MEKKIGFIGFGKMAQAMAGGMINSGLISPDQIIASMRTEKTRLYVEKQYGISTFSSNSDVAKAADVLFLAVAPYSYFEVIGEIKKFVKSDVIIVTIAAGITTIDVEQAFGKKVKVVRTMPNTPSLVGAGMTAVSVNAEITDHELEIVEELLSSFGKVEVIIESQMDAIPAISGSSPAYVYMMIEAMADGGVRQGLSRDQSYRLAAQAVLGAAQMVLETGKHPGELKDQVTSPGGATIAAVSVLEQERFRGAVLAAMESCTEKVKELGKK; the protein is encoded by the coding sequence ATGGAGAAGAAAATAGGTTTTATCGGCTTTGGTAAGATGGCGCAGGCGATGGCAGGAGGTATGATCAATTCAGGTTTGATCAGCCCAGATCAGATTATAGCGAGCATGCGAACGGAGAAAACACGCCTGTATGTAGAGAAGCAATATGGTATAAGCACATTCTCTTCTAATAGTGATGTTGCAAAAGCGGCTGACGTGCTGTTCCTTGCTGTTGCGCCTTATTCTTATTTTGAAGTCATTGGAGAGATAAAGAAATTCGTAAAGTCTGATGTAATCATCGTAACGATTGCAGCGGGGATTACAACGATAGATGTTGAACAAGCTTTCGGGAAAAAGGTAAAGGTCGTTCGAACGATGCCGAACACACCTTCACTCGTCGGAGCCGGCATGACAGCTGTTTCGGTAAACGCTGAAATCACAGATCACGAGTTGGAAATCGTGGAAGAGCTGTTAAGCAGTTTTGGAAAAGTAGAAGTAATCATAGAATCTCAGATGGATGCGATTCCTGCAATTAGCGGTTCTTCACCTGCATATGTGTACATGATGATCGAAGCGATGGCTGACGGTGGTGTGCGACAAGGACTTTCACGCGATCAGTCCTACCGTTTGGCGGCTCAAGCGGTTTTAGGAGCGGCACAGATGGTGCTTGAAACGGGTAAACATCCAGGTGAGTTAAAAGATCAAGTAACATCACCTGGCGGCGCAACGATTGCGGCGGTCTCGGTGCTTGAGCAAGAACGTTTCCGCGGTGCTGTGTTAGCGGCGATGGAAAGCTGTACAGAGAAAGTCAAAGAATTGGGGAAAAAGTAG
- a CDS encoding YwbE family protein — protein MHRKRSNITPGLPVNVILKADQRSGKKTKGIVKDILTNSPNHPHGIKVRLEDGQVGRVIDILN, from the coding sequence ATGCATCGCAAGCGTTCTAACATCACCCCTGGCCTCCCTGTGAACGTGATCTTAAAAGCTGATCAGCGTTCTGGCAAGAAAACAAAAGGTATCGTAAAAGATATTTTAACGAACTCACCTAACCATCCACATGGTATTAAGGTGCGCTTAGAAGATGGTCAAGTTGGCCGAGTAATCGACATTCTGAATTAA